TTGACGTCTAACCGGTTTCTTCACTATATGATATATCATTTATGAACTAGCACGAAAACAGACCCGGAACTTGTTTCAACATCCCCCGACGAAAAGAGATAAATTAAGCAAAATCGCCATTGTTTActaatccaatatactatgcgttCAAATTGCTCAAGAGAAAGCAATAGTCAGAGAAAATGCAAATCACATCAGCAAAGCCACCTGATGACAATGCCATTCCATATTAATTGATATGGTAGCACACAAATGCAACTGATGAAGGCAATTGGGCAAAAGTGCTGGTTATGAGTCCATTAGAAGAAGCTAGTTTAGGATATCCATAATGTAGTCATATACCAAGAGAACTAATTGGTGCCATAAATCCAAAGACCATTACTGAAACCAGCAGAGAAATACTACCTGACGATATAGGCAACGATCCAGTGAAAACCCGGGATGGATCGAGCATGGCATGCCATGCTACCACAGTGAACATCGATCACTGAACCAGTCGACGCGCCGATCCCAGGGTGACCAGCTCCTTCAGGACGGAGGGGCAGGTCGCGCTCAGATGCGCGAAGCCGTCGCTGGCCATGACGGCCTTCAGGTTCGCCGGCGAGCGGCCGAGGAAATCGAAGCACGCGTCCTTGAGCCCGCGGCAGCCGAGCGGCTCAGCCAGCGCGAGGATGCTCGCCGCCGTGCCCACGTCGATGTCCTTGCACAGCCTCTCCTCGCAGAGCAGCTTCAGCCTCTCCATGCCGTACCGGTGCGCCGCCACGAGCAGGTGCTGCGCCAAGGCGGACTCTGTTGGCCCAGACCCGGCAGTACTCTCGCCGATCTGATACCAAACACAGCCCCTGCCGCCGAGTGCTTTCCGACGACGCTGACGATGAGCTTCCGGCGAGATATCACACACGTACGCGAATACTTTCTTTCCGCCGCGATGCACACGTTCCGCCAAGCTGAACCTAGCTAGCTCGATCTTCCTTTAGATCAGCTAGCTACTAGCTACTTCACGTAACGCAGCAAAACAATTTAGCCAAAGGGCCGTCTCGGTCCTTTTCTTTGTATTGAATCTCAACTCACGGTGGTTTACACGTTCAGGTTACAAGCATATAAATAGCACATCTAGCTAGCTAAACCAAACCTAGTCGGTGACTAACTCTAGTACTACTCGGTTACATCATGTATACTCTGAACCGTGCAACACACGTAGTGTTCCTACCCGGAACATGTACGTATACATACTCGTATACGGAGACGTACGACATCGTGCCGGACTCGGAGTGCTTATTCCTAACAATCACCCCCTAAGCACGACGTGTGCTTCACTTCCACCAGGGTCCCAAATGCGCCAGCTGTTTCTTGCAGGCGTCTTCATCGGCATTGCTTTCGCCGTTCCTCGTGGCACCCATGTTACCGACTTTACCTTCGCCGGCTTCTCCTGAGCTTCACGCTGACAGTCCTTGTCCGCGTCTTCAGTCTTCACCGGTTCCTTGATGAACAAACATTGCTTCGTGTGCTTCATCTTCACCGGATTATTTACCGTCCGAAGTTCCTTCTTCGAATAGTAGTTCAACACGCGTCGCATGCGTGCTCGTGTCGGTCGTAGTCGTCTCGTCTCCAGTGTAAGTAGAGATAGCACGACATACTCTTCTGCGCCCGACGTCGCACTTGTTTCTTCACTTGCGGATCCTTCACTTGCTAGCTGAGGACCCACGTCGATTCTTCGCGACTCACCTTTGTAATCTCGTCGAAGTACTTCCTCCCCGAGATTCAAAGGAACATGCATAGCTAGCTCCTTACCTGATGGATGCGATTCTTGCCGATGGTTTTGGCTATAATGCACCCCCGTACAAGCTAGCTCGTGCATAGCTAGACCCATTAGCTCTAGACATACATAACGTGTATGCCTTTTTCTTGCTAGGATGTCAACTTCCATCCCGTGTGGCGCAACCTGAGCTGGGATTGCTCTCTCTTCTAGCCCGGTCAGAGCAGCAACATGGCTGTTCCAATCGTGCCTACTTTCTGAGCTGGTGAGCCCTCCTTCTTCTGGGACCTTCCGATGAATCTCCTCCTAAGCTACGTACTGGTTTTTCAGGCAACACTTGTGCCCAATCTCCATACGAAGCATCTTCTTTGCCTTCGGTAAAGCTCCCGTCACTCCATGCGGCTCTCCAGTTGGCATTTTTTCTGGACTGAGCATGGCACTTCCTGACATGCCACTTCTTTCTGGTCCGTCACCAAGCGCCCCTCCTGGGTCTTGGTCTCGTGGTATAGCTCCAGCCCGAGCTGGGCTACTGCTCCCTTCAGGTTCGCAAGCCTCGAGGCCGCGCCTAGCACTTGCCCAAGCTGTGCTCCAGTGCAACTCTGCTGCTGGCCATCGGGACGATGTCCTGCTCCCTGGGCTCCCGCGCGGGATGTCTCTCGGCCGCGCCCCTGTCAAGCTCCCAGGCTGAGAGGTGCCAGCTCCTTCTGGCCGAGATGGCCTCCTACTGCTGCCGCTTCCTGGCCAAGCGTTGGACGCGCTCCCGTCCGCGCGTGGACTGGCCGCTGGCCACCAGACGCCTGAACTTGGCGTGGTCGTAGGAATCGACGAAACTTCTGAACCTGTAacgtttccttccgtacaagttcCTGTACCTCGATCATCTGCATGCTCAGAATTGCTGTTACAGACAACAGTAAAAATCTCATCCGGTTCCGTGGAGTTCCAAATCCATGATAAGTCTTCCTCAAAGACTACGTCACGCGCAACAATCACCTTCTTGGTTGAGGGATTGCACAAACGGTACGCTTTCGAGCCTTCTTCATAGCCAGTCATGATCAATGGAGTACTCCTATCCGCCAAGTTTCCTTTATGGCCGGACACCGTCTTGACATGCGCCACACACCCGAAAGTGCGAAGATGATCAACCGAGGGCTTTCGTCCATACCATGCTTCGTACGGAGTCCCACCAACCATACTCCTAGTTGGCGCCCTGTTCAGCAAGTAGACAGCCGTGTTGACTGCCTCACCCCAGAACTTTCCTGGCAGGCCTTTgctctccatcatgctccgtgccaTGGCCACCACCTTATGCTTCAATTCATCACCCCGATCTATGCGTAGGGACTTTTTCACCCTCGCCTTGACCTCTCCAGCTTCCTCGATCTTCTCGAATGcttgtatagcttgatccttaCTTTTCAGCAACACAATCCACATGTATTGGCTGTGATCATCCACCACAAGCATGAAGTACTCATTACCGGACGGGGTTGCGGGTGAAATTGGACCGCATATATCGCCATGAACGAGCTTCAAAGCTTCACTTGCCTGATCCGTGGTTTCACGTGGAAACGGGGCACTCCGTTGCTTCTCGACGACACCTTCGTCGCATAGCTTTTCCACGTGATCCACACACGGTAGACCGTGATCCATCACAATCTCCGTAGCCGGTGATGGAGGAGGTAGCTCCTCCTCGTACTTCTGCTCGCATACTTCGAGCATCAGCATCATCGGTCCATCATCTCCTTCCTGGGCGATGAGAGCCCTTTCCTTCGGCTTCGGTGGTTTCCGGCAATCAACCTTGAAGTGACCGAGCTTGCCGCAGTTATGACATCTTACTTTCTTGATGTCAAACTTCCTCCTCGGTGgagcgtcgtcctcgtcctcccctGCGATGTACTTTTTCGCTGGGCGAGAAACTTCTTCATCACTTCTTCTGCTAGATGCCTTATCGCCCTTCTCTTTGGCGACCACCGACTCCCATTGGGCACGGGTAAGCATCACGTGCTCTTCCGGTACCACATCACCATAGGTGATCTTCATCCGCTCGTCATGAGCCTTGAACCGTCCAACTAGATCATCCATCGTGAGAGTATTGAGATCAACGCATTGCTCGATCGCCGAAACAACGGACAAGTAACGCGGCGGCGCCGCGCGAAGGAAACGCCTTACGATCGAGATCTCCTCGAGCTTCTCGTCGAGCGCGCGAATCCCATTGACCAATGTGGCGACTCTCGAAGCGAAGGCGTCCACAGTCTCATCTTCTCCCATCTCCAGATTCTCGTACTTCTTCTGCAAGGTTTGTAGGGTCGCCTCGCGGACGCGCTCGTGACCAAGATTCAGCGTCTTGATCGTCTCCCACGCCTCCTTTGCAGATTTCTTCGAGATCAGGTGCTGCTTCACGTCCATCGGCATCACCGAGCAGATGGCCGTGAGTGCTTGTCGGTCCTTGCGGTACTTCGGCGCGCCCTTCATGAACTCGTCGCCGCCCGGATCAACAGCCTCCCAGACTTCGTTGGACTCGAGCGTCCACATCATCGTGGTCGCCCACACCGTGTAGTTGTCGCGGATGTACTGCGGATACTGCGTCGACACCGGCGCCGCGGCGCCGGAAGACTCGCCCACTTCCTTCGTCGTGACCTCCCGTTACTAGGAGATCCTccacgaggctctgataccaattgttggccCAGACCCGGCAGTACTCTCGCCGATCTGATACCAAACACAGCCCCTGCCGCCGAGTGCTTTCCGACGACGCTGACGATGAGCTTCCGGCGAGATGTCACACACGTACGCGAATACTTTCTTTCCGCCGCGATGCACACGTTCCGCCAAGCTGAACCTAGCTAGCTCGATCTTCCTTTAGATCAGCTAGCTACTAGCTACTTCACGTAACGCAGCAAAACAATTTAGCCAAAGGGCCGTCTCGGTCCTTTTCTTTGTATTGAATCTCAACTCACGGTGGTTTACACGTTCAGGTTACAAGCATATAAATAGCACATCTAGCTAGCTAAACCAAACCTAGTCGGTGACTAACTCTAGTACTACTCGGTTACATCATGTATACTCTGAACCGTGCAACACACGTAGTGTTCCTACCCGGAACATGTACGTATACATACTCGTATACGGAGACGTACGACATCGTGCCGGACTCGGAGTGCTTATTCCTAACAGACTCCTCCTGCTTCGTGGTCGTCTCCGGCAGGGACAGGGAGTCGGTGTACATGAAGACGAGAAGCGCTTTGAAGACCCGGGGATCCATCTTGTCCACGCGCACCACGCCGCCCTGCTCGAGGAGCTCGGCGCTGAACGTGGGCGACCGCGCCGCGAGCAGCCAGCGGTGCGCGGAGAAGGTCTCGCCGGCCACCTCGAACGTGGCGTCGGCGCCGCTCCCGGTCTCGAGGAGGCCACGGAGGCACTGGCCAAGGTCGGACGGTGGCACGGTCACGAACGCCCTCGGCACGGCCGGAGCCGAGCCCTCGGCGCGGAAGCCGTTGATGACGAGGATCTCGCACCTCAAGGTGAAGGAATCGTCCACGAGATGCCTCGATTTCTCCAGATCCGCCCTCTCGATGAATTCCGCCCATCCCAACGAGCCGAAGGAACCGAGCTTCCGCTCAACGGACTTGACCGGCGCCGTCTTCGTCTTCTTGGGGAAGCAGGGCAGGAGGAGGTGCCGCTCCTCCCCCGCGGCCGCGGGCGCGAAGCTCAACTGGACCCGCGCAGTCACCGGGCTGGCCACCCTCTCCTCGAGCACCAGGTAGAGGGAGACGTAGCGCGGGAAGTACTTGTTCATACCGTTGGGGTAATACAGGATGCTCCATCGGTGGCCGCCGATGCTGAACGGGTGGGACTTGACAGCTTGTCCGTTGGGGAAGGCGCTCTTGGTGCTGGAATAGTTCTCGATCTTGAGAAGGTGGTGCCCGCTCTCTGTGGCGGCGAAGATCTTGGAGGACGACGACATTGCTACCGCTCGAGCGCCGGCGAAAGCAGGGGAGAGGAGTGGAGAGCGTGGCTGCGTGGGGTTTCTTGGAGGAGATCGACGAGTCCGGCAGGGGAAAGTGGATGGAGCGAAGGGTTTCCATTTTAGGAAAGATTTGGAACTCCTCTTTTGTGGGCTTTCCTAGCTATTGGGCCTCTGTGAGATACTCATAGTACACTCCATTATTCGATCACTGTCTTGGCCTTTCTACTTGCTAACGGGTTGCTCTCTATTTTTATTTATTAATGGTCCATATTGATCTTATTTTATTAACAGGTGCTATCCTAAAAATACGTTAATGTGTGTAGACATATGCACGTCAATTTTTATTTATTCTTTTATAAATATCTGAGTTAGGTGCCAGAAAATTAATTATCATTATATCGTAAATACCATGTCAGAGTTGTGTCGAATACATGTCCTCCGCCAAACATTGTTGTCAGCAAATGTTTGCCCGATAAGGCCCGCCAAAAAAAGTTCTATTCCTAGCAAACTCGCTAGTACTCCAATGGCACTTCGTTTACAAGCTTGATACTACAAGTCGAGCTCACCTTCCGGCCGTGGCGATCAGCCCAATGTACACCCTGATTTGAACACATCCCTTTACTGAAATCTTATTAGAAATATATATTTTATGCCAATAGGTGAGACCGTGTGAAACAACAGCAAAGAGGACAAGTAGCTTTCCTTGTCCTTTCTACTAATCAGCATCATGCAACGAAACATGAATTACATGGTATTGTATGTTCTTCAGAAGAGACGTTGTGCATAGTGCCAATTTCTTAGGTCTCATGCGCCCTTTGACACGATAAAGATATCAAGGCGTAGATTTTTTGCATGGTTAGTGGTGCATAAAAGAATTCGCATGACTGATGTACTCGCCTTGCGCGGATGACCTCACGGCCCGATGTTCAAGCTTTGTTCCCACCCATCGAGAAATGGTCTAACATCTTTGCCATGGTTGTACTTTTGCCGCTATGGCTCGGGACTCATG
This Lolium perenne isolate Kyuss_39 chromosome 1, Kyuss_2.0, whole genome shotgun sequence DNA region includes the following protein-coding sequences:
- the LOC127348031 gene encoding BTB/POZ and MATH domain-containing protein 2-like gives rise to the protein MSSSSKIFAATESGHHLLKIENYSSTKSAFPNGQAVKSHPFSIGGHRWSILYYPNGMNKYFPRYVSLYLVLEERVASPVTARVQLSFAPAAAGEERHLLLPCFPKKTKTAPVKSVERKLGSFGSLGWAEFIERADLEKSRHLVDDSFTLRCEILVINGFRAEGSAPAVPRAFVTVPPSDLGQCLRGLLETGSGADATFEVAGETFSAHRWLLAARSPTFSAELLEQGGVVRVDKMDPRVFKALLVFMYTDSLSLPETTTKQEESSALAQHLLVAAHRYGMERLKLLCEERLCKDIDVGTAASILALAEPLGCRGLKDACFDFLGRSPANLKAVMASDGFAHLSATCPSVLKELVTLGSARRLVQ